Proteins encoded by one window of uncultured Draconibacterium sp.:
- a CDS encoding sulfatase, which yields MIKLKSMKTTLIILLFALLQSLNVWAQQDRPNILWITSEDNSPYLGCYGDAFATTPTLDKLADEGFRYTNAYANCPVCAPARNTIITGVYAASNGNEQMRSTYPKSESVIPYPELLRKAGYYCTNNVKTDYNFAGDYNSIWDECSRTAHWKNTPDGKPFFAIFNLLTTHESQLFPFIPNEELRHKPEDVVLPPYHPDTEEMRHDWAQYYDKVQDMDAQVGELLNELEESGLADNTIIFYYADHGGVLARSKRYIFQTGTWVPFIVRIPEKYKQYFPADKPGDAVDRNISFVDLAPTLLSIVGAEKPDYMQGNAFLGNAVEPEPEYVHLTRARMDERVDMSRAVRDKKYRYIRNYMPFRIYMQHLAYLFNARSAQSWEDYYLAGKCNDMQSRAFQTKPVEELYDTENDPYEVNNLADDPAYKEVLERMRKENSRWMKEIRDVGLIPETEYTKRAGDGSMYEYMRSAACPFDELLAAAELATKAGTEQFSNTLNY from the coding sequence ATGATAAAATTAAAATCGATGAAAACCACGCTGATTATTCTGCTGTTTGCGTTGCTGCAAAGTCTGAATGTTTGGGCACAGCAAGACCGCCCCAATATTTTGTGGATCACCAGCGAAGATAATAGTCCGTATTTAGGCTGTTACGGCGATGCCTTTGCTACCACGCCAACTTTGGATAAACTGGCTGATGAAGGTTTCCGTTATACCAATGCTTATGCCAATTGTCCGGTTTGTGCTCCGGCCCGGAATACGATTATTACCGGAGTTTATGCGGCGTCAAACGGAAATGAACAGATGCGGAGTACCTATCCGAAATCGGAATCCGTAATTCCTTATCCCGAGCTGTTACGAAAAGCCGGGTATTACTGCACCAACAACGTAAAGACCGACTACAATTTTGCCGGCGATTACAACAGCATATGGGACGAGTGCAGCAGAACGGCTCATTGGAAAAACACGCCGGACGGAAAACCATTCTTTGCCATTTTTAACCTGCTGACCACGCACGAGAGTCAGTTGTTCCCTTTTATTCCCAATGAAGAATTGAGGCACAAACCGGAAGATGTGGTCTTGCCACCGTATCATCCCGATACTGAAGAGATGCGTCACGACTGGGCACAGTATTACGACAAGGTGCAGGATATGGACGCGCAGGTTGGCGAGTTACTAAATGAGCTGGAAGAAAGCGGCCTGGCCGACAATACTATTATTTTCTATTATGCCGATCATGGGGGTGTGCTGGCACGCAGCAAAAGGTATATTTTCCAAACCGGAACATGGGTGCCGTTTATCGTTCGTATTCCTGAAAAATACAAACAATATTTCCCTGCCGATAAACCGGGCGATGCTGTTGACCGCAACATTAGCTTTGTGGACCTTGCACCAACCTTGCTCAGTATTGTCGGAGCCGAAAAACCGGATTACATGCAGGGCAACGCTTTTCTTGGAAATGCCGTTGAACCGGAACCAGAGTATGTTCATCTTACCCGTGCCCGGATGGACGAACGTGTTGATATGAGTCGTGCGGTGCGCGATAAAAAGTATCGTTACATTCGTAACTACATGCCGTTTCGGATTTATATGCAGCATTTGGCTTATTTGTTTAATGCGCGTTCAGCGCAATCGTGGGAAGATTATTACCTGGCCGGAAAGTGCAACGATATGCAAAGTCGGGCCTTTCAAACTAAACCGGTTGAAGAGCTTTACGATACCGAAAATGATCCGTATGAAGTGAATAACCTTGCTGATGATCCGGCATACAAAGAAGTGCTGGAGCGTATGCGTAAAGAGAATTCCCGCTGGATGAAAGAGATCAGGGATGTGGGATTGATTCCGG